From the genome of Danio aesculapii chromosome 16, fDanAes4.1, whole genome shotgun sequence, one region includes:
- the gnrhr3 gene encoding gonadotropin releasing hormone receptor 3 isoform X2 — MSGNWSQYNASLLPGWTAPRFTPAAQARVAATALLFVFAAVSNLALLVSVCRSRRLASHLRPLILSLAAADLLMTLVVMPLDMVWNVTVQWYAGDAVCKLLCFLKLFAMQTSAFILVGISLDRHQAILRPLDTLTAPQRNRRRMLTAWSLSALIASPQLFIFRTVKAKSVDFTQCVTHGSFRERWHETAYNMFHFVTLYVIPLLVMSCCYTCILIEINRQLHNSNKGDSLRRSGTDMIPKARMKTLKMTLIIVLSFVVCWTPYYLLGIWYWFQPEMLTVTPEYVHHLLFVFGNLNTCCDPVIYGLYTPSFRSDLTRFCCCRHHKNTPRPQQPTRHT; from the exons ATGTCTGGTAACTGGTCTCAGTATAACGCGTCTCTGCTGCCCGGCTGGACGGCGCCCAGGTTCACCCCTGCTGCTCAGGCCCGTGTGGCGGCGACGGCGCTGCTCTTCGTGTTCGCGGCGGTCAGCAACCTGGCGCTGCTGGTGAGTGTGTGTCGCAGCCGGCGTCTGGCCTCGCACCTGCGGCCGCTGATCCTCAGCCTGGCGGCGGCGGACCTGCTGATGACCTTGGTGGTGATGCCGCTGGACATGGTGTGGAACGTGACGGTGCAGTGGTACGCCGGGGATGCTGTGTGTAAGCTGCTGTGCTTCCTGAAGCTGTTCGCCATGCAGACCTCAGCGTTCATCCTGGTGGGCATCAGTCTGGACCGACACCAGGCCATCCTGCGCCCACTGGACACGCTGACCGCACCACAGAGGAACAGGAGGAGGATGCTGACCGCCTGGAGCCTCAGTGCACTGATCGCATCACCacag CTGTTTATCTTCCGTACGGTGAAAGCGAAGAGTGTGGACTTCACGCAGTGTGTGACGCACGGCAGTTTCCGCGAGCGCTGGCACGAGACAGCGTACAACATGTTCCACTTCGTGACACTGTACGTGATCCCCCTGCTGGTCATGAGCTGCTGCTACACCTGCATCCTCATCGAGATTAACAGACAACTACACAACAGCAACAAAG GCGATTCTCTGAGGCGCAGTGGCACAGACATGATCCCGAAGGCCAGGATGAAGACGCTGAAGATGACCCTGATCATCGTGCTGTCCTTCGTGGTGTGCTGGACGCCGTATTACCTGCTGGGCATCTGGTACTGGTTCCAGCCAGAGATGCTGACGGTGACGCCTGAGTACGTCCACCACCTGCTGTTTGTGTTTGGGAACCTGAACACCTGCTGTGACCCTGTCATCTACGGCCTGTACACGCCCTCTTTCCGCTCCGACCTGACCCGCTTCTGCTGCTGCCGGCACCACAAAAACACCCCACGGCCTCAGCAGCCCACCAGACACACATAA
- the gnrhr3 gene encoding gonadotropin releasing hormone receptor 3 isoform X1 produces the protein MSGNWSQYNASLLPGWTAPRFTPAAQARVAATALLFVFAAVSNLALLVSVCRSRRLASHLRPLILSLAAADLLMTLVVMPLDMVWNVTVQWYAGDAVCKLLCFLKLFAMQTSAFILVGISLDRHQAILRPLDTLTAPQRNRRRMLTAWSLSALIASPQLFIFRTVKAKSVDFTQCVTHGSFRERWHETAYNMFHFVTLYVIPLLVMSCCYTCILIEINRQLHNSNKEGDSLRRSGTDMIPKARMKTLKMTLIIVLSFVVCWTPYYLLGIWYWFQPEMLTVTPEYVHHLLFVFGNLNTCCDPVIYGLYTPSFRSDLTRFCCCRHHKNTPRPQQPTRHT, from the exons ATGTCTGGTAACTGGTCTCAGTATAACGCGTCTCTGCTGCCCGGCTGGACGGCGCCCAGGTTCACCCCTGCTGCTCAGGCCCGTGTGGCGGCGACGGCGCTGCTCTTCGTGTTCGCGGCGGTCAGCAACCTGGCGCTGCTGGTGAGTGTGTGTCGCAGCCGGCGTCTGGCCTCGCACCTGCGGCCGCTGATCCTCAGCCTGGCGGCGGCGGACCTGCTGATGACCTTGGTGGTGATGCCGCTGGACATGGTGTGGAACGTGACGGTGCAGTGGTACGCCGGGGATGCTGTGTGTAAGCTGCTGTGCTTCCTGAAGCTGTTCGCCATGCAGACCTCAGCGTTCATCCTGGTGGGCATCAGTCTGGACCGACACCAGGCCATCCTGCGCCCACTGGACACGCTGACCGCACCACAGAGGAACAGGAGGAGGATGCTGACCGCCTGGAGCCTCAGTGCACTGATCGCATCACCacag CTGTTTATCTTCCGTACGGTGAAAGCGAAGAGTGTGGACTTCACGCAGTGTGTGACGCACGGCAGTTTCCGCGAGCGCTGGCACGAGACAGCGTACAACATGTTCCACTTCGTGACACTGTACGTGATCCCCCTGCTGGTCATGAGCTGCTGCTACACCTGCATCCTCATCGAGATTAACAGACAACTACACAACAGCAACAAAG AAGGCGATTCTCTGAGGCGCAGTGGCACAGACATGATCCCGAAGGCCAGGATGAAGACGCTGAAGATGACCCTGATCATCGTGCTGTCCTTCGTGGTGTGCTGGACGCCGTATTACCTGCTGGGCATCTGGTACTGGTTCCAGCCAGAGATGCTGACGGTGACGCCTGAGTACGTCCACCACCTGCTGTTTGTGTTTGGGAACCTGAACACCTGCTGTGACCCTGTCATCTACGGCCTGTACACGCCCTCTTTCCGCTCCGACCTGACCCGCTTCTGCTGCTGCCGGCACCACAAAAACACCCCACGGCCTCAGCAGCCCACCAGACACACATAA